A genomic window from Salvia splendens isolate huo1 chromosome 11, SspV2, whole genome shotgun sequence includes:
- the LOC121755132 gene encoding WUSCHEL-related homeobox 5-like, producing the protein MASSSDDPRALRPLMPPRPFPSHFGFPKLNSWSHEMNRGAALLSSRWSPTPEQLQALEDMYRRGTRTPSAEQIQQIAAKLRRFGKIEGKNVFYWFQNHKARDRQKKRRQLELLAAKDNHIPQSELGRKYLEMEHPKKVATMSNCSSRASKYYYGGEAQLELRQQCVTAYSRETSCRAKLDLSSSPNNKVIQENGLKNDDFEYRIAENPTLELFPLSRNGLGTTKEEMDDVHASTKLVPNQFFEFLPTKN; encoded by the exons atggCATCGTCCAGCGATGATCCCCGGGCGCTTCGGCCTCTGATGCCTCCTCGCCCATTCCCTTCTCACTTCGGCTTTCCTAAACTCAACTCATGGA gtcatgagATGAATAGAGGGGCGGCGCTGCTGAGCTCCAGATGGAGCCCAACGCCCGAGCAACTGCAGGCGCTTGAAGACATGTATCGCCGCGGTACGCGAACCCCCTCCGCTGAGCAAATCCAGCAGATTGCGGCCAAGCTCCGGCGGTTCGGCAAGATCGAAGGAAAGAACGTGTTTTATTGGTTTCAAAACCACAAAGCCAGAGACAGGCAGAAGAAACGACGCCAGCTCGAGCTCTTAGCTGCCAAAGACAATCACATCCCACAATCag AATTAGGCAGGAAATACTTGGAAATGGAGCATCCTAAGAAAGTGGCTACAATGTCTAATTGCAGCAGCAGAGCTTCAAAG TACTATTATGGAGGAGAGGCACAACTTGAATTGCGGCAACAGTGTGTAACAGCATATAGTAGAGAAACAAGCTGTAGAGCTAAGTTGGATTTGTCTTCTTCTCCCAACAATAAAGTTATTCAAGAAAATGGTCTGAAGAACGATGATTTCGAATACAGGATCGCTGAAAATCCAACGCTTGAGCTCTTTCCCTTGAGCCGCAATGGTTTGGGGACGACGAAGGAAGAGATGGACGATGTTCATGCTTCAACTAAATTAGTTCCTAATCAGTTTTTCGAGTTTCTTCCGACAAAAAACTGA
- the LOC121754093 gene encoding protein ESMERALDA 1-like isoform X1: MKEPNQSVILLPRASLAHVTCVPRSRHVLQLLSLSLYTQTTTPAPAPAPAPLHYRTNRCWNLFPPLKNKLSHPSFLRCEQKPRCIGPRAADKAALNRRPPLPRSAAPRATAPAAPNPPARRPRRSRSASSGSSSSASSSARGFSSSRLFSTSPLCSSTWGLSPSTLSRSSLTGLPRAPSTAAASYIISTIWKHSYKVGEWRPCINKSSEGLPESNGFIFVEANGGLNQQRTSICNAVAVAGYLNATLVIPNFHYHSIWRDPSKFGDIYDEEFFIKTLENDVRIVGTIPGNIMERFDHNMSNVYNFKIKAWSPIKYYTDIVLPKLLEETIIRISPFANRLSFDAPPAVQRLRCLANYEALRFSDPISSLGQTLVTRMKRLSVNNGGKYISVHLRFEEDMVAFSCCVYDGGDQEKLDMDAARERGWKGKFTKRGKVIRPGAIRLNGKCPLTPLEVGLMLRGMGFHKSTSIYLASGKIYDSERYMAPLLEMFPLLQTKEMLASAEELAPFQNYSSRLAAIDYTVCLHSEVFVTTQGGNFPQFLLGHRRYLYGGHSRTIRPDKRKLALLFDNLNNGWKSFKRQMLNIRSHSDSKGIELKRPNDSIYSVPCPDCMCRVNKTEDSRSSSSPT, translated from the exons ATGAAGGAACCAAACCAGTCTGTCATTCTGTTGCCACGTGCGTCCCTCGCTCACGTCACGTGCGTCCCTCGCTCACGTCACGTGCTCCagctcctctctctctctctctacacacAGACAACCACGCCTGCGCCTGCGCCTGCGCCTGCACCTCTACATTATCGCACCAATCGCTGCTGGAATCTTTTCCCCcctttgaaaaataaattatcacATCCATCATTTCTACGATGTGAACAAAAACCGCGATGCATCGGCCCCCGAGCAGCGGACAAAGCAGCCCTCAATCGCCGCCCTCCTCTCCCCCGCTCAGCCGCTCCCCGCGCTACCGCCCCCGCAGCTCCAAATCCGCCCGCCCGCCGCCCAAGACGCTCGCGCAGCGCCTCCTCTGGATCTTCCTCTTCTGCCTCCTCAAGCGCCAGGGGATTCTCATCTTCGCGCCTATTCTCTACATCGCCGTTATGCTCTTCTACATGGGGACTGTCTCCTTCGACGTTGTCCCGGTCATCACTCACAGGCCTCCCCCGGGCTCCGTCTACCGCAGCCGCCAGTTATATC ATATCAACTATATGGAAACATTCGTATAAAGTTGGTGAATGGAGACCATGTATCAACAAGTCGTCTGAAG GCTTACCCGAGTCAAATGGATTTATATTTGTTGAGGCCAATGGTGGTCTAAATCAACAGAGAACATcg ATATGCAATGCTGTTGCTGTGGCTGGCTACCTTAACGCAACTCTTGTGATTCCAAACTTTCATTATCACAGTATCTGGAGGGATCCGAG TAAATTTGGTGACATATATGATGAAGAATTCTTCATTAAAACCCTTGAAAATGATGTTCGGATAGTTGGAACAATTCCGGGGAACATAATGGAGCGATTTGACCATAACATGAGCAACGTGTACAACTTCAAGATAAAAGCCTGGTCGCCTATCAAATACTATACAGATATAGTTCTTCCAAAGCTACTTGAAGAAAC GATTATAAGGATTTCTCCTTTTGCAAATCGATTGTCATTTGATGCTCCACCAGCTGTACAACGACTCAGATGTTTGGCAAATTATGAAGCTCTAAGGTTTTCAGACCCAATATCAAGTTTGGGTCAAACTTTGGTTACAAGGATGAAAAGGCTAAGTGTAAATAATGGTGGCAAATATATCTCTGTGCATCTTCGCTTTGAGGAG GACATGGTTGCATTTTCTTGTTGTGTATATGATGGTGGAGACCAAGAAAAACTAGACATGGATGCTGCTAGGGAAAGAGGTTGGAAGGGAAAATTTACTAAACGTGGCAAAGTCATTCGGCCTGGAGCCATCAGATTAAATGGGAAATGTCCATTAACACCTTTAGAG GTAGGTTTGATGCTCAGGGGAATGGGCTTTCACAAAAGTACATCAATCTATTTGGCATCTGGAAAGATATATGATTCTGAGAGGTACATGGCCCCTTTATTGGAAATGTTTCCATTACTACAAACAAAAGAAATGCTGGCATCTGCCGAGGAACTAGCTCCATTCCAG AATTACTCATCCAGATTGGCTGCTATAGACTACACTGTTTGTCTTCATAGTGAAGTCTTTGTAACAACTCAAGGAGGAAATTTCCCTCAGTTTCTTTTGGGGCACAGAAGATATTTGTATGGTGGTCACTCCAGGACAATAAGGCCTGACAAGCGGAAGTTAGCACTATTATTTGATAATCTAAATAACGG GTGGAAAAGCTTCAAGCGTCAAATGCTAAACATTCGAAGTCATAGTGACTCGAAAGGTATTGAGCTCAAGAGGCCGAATGACTCGATATATTCAGTTCCATGTCCAGATTGCATGTGCAGAGTGAACAAGACCGAGGATTCAAGATCATCATCATCTCCAACGTAA
- the LOC121754093 gene encoding protein ESMERALDA 1-like isoform X2, translated as MHRPPSSGQSSPQSPPSSPPLSRSPRYRPRSSKSARPPPKTLAQRLLWIFLFCLLKRQGILIFAPILYIAVMLFYMGTVSFDVVPVITHRPPPGSVYRSRQLYRKLLPQMDSDNSSADAISTIWKHSYKVGEWRPCINKSSEGLPESNGFIFVEANGGLNQQRTSICNAVAVAGYLNATLVIPNFHYHSIWRDPSKFGDIYDEEFFIKTLENDVRIVGTIPGNIMERFDHNMSNVYNFKIKAWSPIKYYTDIVLPKLLEETIIRISPFANRLSFDAPPAVQRLRCLANYEALRFSDPISSLGQTLVTRMKRLSVNNGGKYISVHLRFEEDMVAFSCCVYDGGDQEKLDMDAARERGWKGKFTKRGKVIRPGAIRLNGKCPLTPLEVGLMLRGMGFHKSTSIYLASGKIYDSERYMAPLLEMFPLLQTKEMLASAEELAPFQNYSSRLAAIDYTVCLHSEVFVTTQGGNFPQFLLGHRRYLYGGHSRTIRPDKRKLALLFDNLNNGWKSFKRQMLNIRSHSDSKGIELKRPNDSIYSVPCPDCMCRVNKTEDSRSSSSPT; from the exons ATGCATCGGCCCCCGAGCAGCGGACAAAGCAGCCCTCAATCGCCGCCCTCCTCTCCCCCGCTCAGCCGCTCCCCGCGCTACCGCCCCCGCAGCTCCAAATCCGCCCGCCCGCCGCCCAAGACGCTCGCGCAGCGCCTCCTCTGGATCTTCCTCTTCTGCCTCCTCAAGCGCCAGGGGATTCTCATCTTCGCGCCTATTCTCTACATCGCCGTTATGCTCTTCTACATGGGGACTGTCTCCTTCGACGTTGTCCCGGTCATCACTCACAGGCCTCCCCCGGGCTCCGTCTACCGCAGCCGCCAGTTATATCGTAAGCTCCTCCCCCAAATGGACTCCGATAATTCCTCGGCAGATGCG ATATCAACTATATGGAAACATTCGTATAAAGTTGGTGAATGGAGACCATGTATCAACAAGTCGTCTGAAG GCTTACCCGAGTCAAATGGATTTATATTTGTTGAGGCCAATGGTGGTCTAAATCAACAGAGAACATcg ATATGCAATGCTGTTGCTGTGGCTGGCTACCTTAACGCAACTCTTGTGATTCCAAACTTTCATTATCACAGTATCTGGAGGGATCCGAG TAAATTTGGTGACATATATGATGAAGAATTCTTCATTAAAACCCTTGAAAATGATGTTCGGATAGTTGGAACAATTCCGGGGAACATAATGGAGCGATTTGACCATAACATGAGCAACGTGTACAACTTCAAGATAAAAGCCTGGTCGCCTATCAAATACTATACAGATATAGTTCTTCCAAAGCTACTTGAAGAAAC GATTATAAGGATTTCTCCTTTTGCAAATCGATTGTCATTTGATGCTCCACCAGCTGTACAACGACTCAGATGTTTGGCAAATTATGAAGCTCTAAGGTTTTCAGACCCAATATCAAGTTTGGGTCAAACTTTGGTTACAAGGATGAAAAGGCTAAGTGTAAATAATGGTGGCAAATATATCTCTGTGCATCTTCGCTTTGAGGAG GACATGGTTGCATTTTCTTGTTGTGTATATGATGGTGGAGACCAAGAAAAACTAGACATGGATGCTGCTAGGGAAAGAGGTTGGAAGGGAAAATTTACTAAACGTGGCAAAGTCATTCGGCCTGGAGCCATCAGATTAAATGGGAAATGTCCATTAACACCTTTAGAG GTAGGTTTGATGCTCAGGGGAATGGGCTTTCACAAAAGTACATCAATCTATTTGGCATCTGGAAAGATATATGATTCTGAGAGGTACATGGCCCCTTTATTGGAAATGTTTCCATTACTACAAACAAAAGAAATGCTGGCATCTGCCGAGGAACTAGCTCCATTCCAG AATTACTCATCCAGATTGGCTGCTATAGACTACACTGTTTGTCTTCATAGTGAAGTCTTTGTAACAACTCAAGGAGGAAATTTCCCTCAGTTTCTTTTGGGGCACAGAAGATATTTGTATGGTGGTCACTCCAGGACAATAAGGCCTGACAAGCGGAAGTTAGCACTATTATTTGATAATCTAAATAACGG GTGGAAAAGCTTCAAGCGTCAAATGCTAAACATTCGAAGTCATAGTGACTCGAAAGGTATTGAGCTCAAGAGGCCGAATGACTCGATATATTCAGTTCCATGTCCAGATTGCATGTGCAGAGTGAACAAGACCGAGGATTCAAGATCATCATCATCTCCAACGTAA
- the LOC121754093 gene encoding protein ESMERALDA 1-like isoform X3, whose amino-acid sequence MKEPNQSVILLPRASLAHVTCVPRSRHVLQLLSLSLYTQTTTPAPAPAPAPLHYRTNRCWNLFPPLKNKLSHPSFLRCEQKPRCIGPRAADKAALNRRPPLPRSAAPRATAPAAPNPPARRPRRSRSASSGSSSSASSSARGFSSSRLFSTSPLCSSTWGLSPSTLSRSSLTGLPRAPSTAAASYIISTIWKHSYKVGEWRPCINKSSEGLPESNGFIFVEANGGLNQQRTSICNAVAVAGYLNATLVIPNFHYHSIWRDPSKFGDIYDEEFFIKTLENDVRIVGTIPGNIMERFDHNMSNVYNFKIKAWSPIKYYTDIVLPKLLEETIIRISPFANRLSFDAPPAVQRLRCLANYEALRFSDPISSLGQTLVTRMKRLSVNNGGKYISVHLRFEEDMVAFSCCVYDGGDQEKLDMDAARERGWKGKFTKRGKVIRPGAIRLNGKCPLTPLEVGLMLRGMGFHKSTSIYLASGKIYDSERYMAPLLEMFPLLQTKEMLASAEELAPFQIGCYRLHCLSS is encoded by the exons ATGAAGGAACCAAACCAGTCTGTCATTCTGTTGCCACGTGCGTCCCTCGCTCACGTCACGTGCGTCCCTCGCTCACGTCACGTGCTCCagctcctctctctctctctctacacacAGACAACCACGCCTGCGCCTGCGCCTGCGCCTGCACCTCTACATTATCGCACCAATCGCTGCTGGAATCTTTTCCCCcctttgaaaaataaattatcacATCCATCATTTCTACGATGTGAACAAAAACCGCGATGCATCGGCCCCCGAGCAGCGGACAAAGCAGCCCTCAATCGCCGCCCTCCTCTCCCCCGCTCAGCCGCTCCCCGCGCTACCGCCCCCGCAGCTCCAAATCCGCCCGCCCGCCGCCCAAGACGCTCGCGCAGCGCCTCCTCTGGATCTTCCTCTTCTGCCTCCTCAAGCGCCAGGGGATTCTCATCTTCGCGCCTATTCTCTACATCGCCGTTATGCTCTTCTACATGGGGACTGTCTCCTTCGACGTTGTCCCGGTCATCACTCACAGGCCTCCCCCGGGCTCCGTCTACCGCAGCCGCCAGTTATATC ATATCAACTATATGGAAACATTCGTATAAAGTTGGTGAATGGAGACCATGTATCAACAAGTCGTCTGAAG GCTTACCCGAGTCAAATGGATTTATATTTGTTGAGGCCAATGGTGGTCTAAATCAACAGAGAACATcg ATATGCAATGCTGTTGCTGTGGCTGGCTACCTTAACGCAACTCTTGTGATTCCAAACTTTCATTATCACAGTATCTGGAGGGATCCGAG TAAATTTGGTGACATATATGATGAAGAATTCTTCATTAAAACCCTTGAAAATGATGTTCGGATAGTTGGAACAATTCCGGGGAACATAATGGAGCGATTTGACCATAACATGAGCAACGTGTACAACTTCAAGATAAAAGCCTGGTCGCCTATCAAATACTATACAGATATAGTTCTTCCAAAGCTACTTGAAGAAAC GATTATAAGGATTTCTCCTTTTGCAAATCGATTGTCATTTGATGCTCCACCAGCTGTACAACGACTCAGATGTTTGGCAAATTATGAAGCTCTAAGGTTTTCAGACCCAATATCAAGTTTGGGTCAAACTTTGGTTACAAGGATGAAAAGGCTAAGTGTAAATAATGGTGGCAAATATATCTCTGTGCATCTTCGCTTTGAGGAG GACATGGTTGCATTTTCTTGTTGTGTATATGATGGTGGAGACCAAGAAAAACTAGACATGGATGCTGCTAGGGAAAGAGGTTGGAAGGGAAAATTTACTAAACGTGGCAAAGTCATTCGGCCTGGAGCCATCAGATTAAATGGGAAATGTCCATTAACACCTTTAGAG GTAGGTTTGATGCTCAGGGGAATGGGCTTTCACAAAAGTACATCAATCTATTTGGCATCTGGAAAGATATATGATTCTGAGAGGTACATGGCCCCTTTATTGGAAATGTTTCCATTACTACAAACAAAAGAAATGCTGGCATCTGCCGAGGAACTAGCTCCATTCCAG ATTGGCTGCTATAGACTACACTGTTTGTCTTCATAG